The Raphanus sativus cultivar WK10039 chromosome 2, ASM80110v3, whole genome shotgun sequence DNA segment CAAGAGAGGAACatgtgattttaaaatttctgaGAAGTTCTGAGGAACAAGAAAGAGTTCTCTGTtatttgctttttgttttaaaacattGTTGAGACAAATCGATCTTCCTATTGACAGGTTAAAACATTGTTGAGACAAATCGATCTTCCTATTGCAAATCACCAAGAAACACCAAAGAACatagttttacatttatttGGAAAAACAGAACAACAAACTGAGCATCATGCAAATGTAAGGTACATGAAGACCATAACAAAACAACACACAAACACAGCTTTGATGACCCTTAACTCTCTAATGCACTCCATGGAATTTTCTTCACAACGAGCAATTGCTTCTTCCATTTCTTCAACTCTACTCGTATGGCGTTTCAGGATGGTCTCAGAAGCTGTCATTGATTTATGAAACTCGGAATTGTCCACGAGCAGCACGTCAAACAGATCCCGAAAATCTTCAATTTCTTCAACAACTGATATATCAGTCCATTTGAACAAGTGTGTTTTGTCCTTCATGattaacaacaacaaacagTTAGATTGGAGCAAGGACACGGTTATATGAATAGAGACTAACCTTCTCAGATCCCATCGGACAACAATGGAACAATCTTCCCGGATTTTTGACAGTGTTTGAAGTGAAACGATCCACTGCCTTGCCGCAATTGCATCTTGTCGGAATTCCTCTTTCGTTGGTTTGTCGATTGCTTGAATTCAAAGAAGAACCGACCGAAGACATGATTGAGTTGATCGCCCAAGTTTTCTCCCCTTGGTTTCTCTCTGTCGTGAAAGAATGAGGAAGAAAAGGGATTAggtcaaaaaaataataaaaaacgaCATCGTTTTACTAGGTAGAATACATGTTTTATACCTGAGGCAGATCTGTTAAATATCATGAAAAACGATTTAGGGGTTCGTTTAGGGATTAGTTAGGGTATGTACTTTCACCATATATCCACTAAAGTAGTGTTTATAcctgaaacaaaataatattttattagtggCTATAAGAACTACAAATGGAATTATGAAACAAATACATGTCATTCTCAACACAAATTATAAGAGTTTAGACTAAAAGCTTCTTATGTATAGGGATCATATAGGGTTCATTTAGGGTTCGATTACGGTTTATGGTAAAGATTGAGTTCG contains these protein-coding regions:
- the LOC130508686 gene encoding uncharacterized protein At1g43920, Chloroplastic-like is translated as MSSVGSSLNSSNRQTNERGIPTRCNCGKAVDRFTSNTVKNPGRLFHCCPMGSEKDKTHLFKWTDISVVEEIEDFRDLFDVLLVDNSEFHKSMTASETILKRHTSRVEEMEEAIARCEENSMECIRELRVIKAVFVCCFVMVFMYLTFA